A region of Planktomarina temperata RCA23 DNA encodes the following proteins:
- a CDS encoding copper chaperone PCu(A)C, whose amino-acid sequence MKHLVAAFILICGSVSAQSYQLGDLTITDAFSYPTTGRSGAGYFTLSNEGAADALLGVEADYPKVMLHKSMMKDGVMTMEHQMRVVVPTQGQIEFAPGGYHVMFMGLKEGWGVGDDIKATLIFETSGSLDVTFKVIERP is encoded by the coding sequence ATGAAACACTTGGTAGCTGCCTTTATTTTGATCTGTGGGTCAGTTTCCGCACAGAGTTACCAATTGGGTGATTTGACCATAACAGATGCCTTTTCATATCCGACCACCGGACGCAGCGGCGCCGGATATTTCACCTTGAGCAATGAAGGTGCAGCGGATGCGCTTTTGGGCGTTGAAGCAGATTACCCAAAGGTTATGCTCCACAAGTCCATGATGAAAGATGGCGTCATGACAATGGAACACCAGATGCGCGTGGTGGTTCCGACGCAGGGCCAAATAGAATTCGCTCCTGGCGGTTATCATGTCATGTTCATGGGGCTCAAAGAGGGGTGGGGCGTCGGCGACGATATCAAGGCCACTTTGATTTTTGAGACGTCTGGCAGCCTAGATGTGACTTTCAAAGTGATCGAGCGTCCGTAA
- the rnr gene encoding ribonuclease R — translation MAQIPSQADILEWIRAHPEKSSKRDIAKAFGIKGAARIDLKQMLKELEAEGHLMQRRRRFNDPNSLPPVSVLQMLGPDSQGDMFAVPLEWEGTGHLPKILMRSRQGDPALGQGDRLLARLTPVPDEDSHQYTGQLIRAIGTNPKRLLGIFRLTAEGGRIVAIDKGEGKEWLVAADAAGEAKDGELVEAEQSGPKGRLGLPRARVVERLGDPSAPKAVSLIAIHQHGIPDAFPDAVMAQADAAKPATSKGRVDLTDLPLITIDPADARDHDDACCALLDEDPKNPGGFLLWVAIADVAHYVTAGSALDAEARKRGNSTYFPDRVVPMLPDRLSGDLCSLHEGVTRPCIAVEMKLSSTGEKLSHRFVRGLMRSPASLSYEEAQAAVDGDPSERAAPLVDTVLSPLFGAYAALKQAREARQPLELDLPERKIILSDSGKVASVNFSERLDAHRLIEECMVLANVAAAETLIAKQQPLLFRVHEEPSPEKLDSLRETAKSVGLVLAKGQVLQTRHLNQLLKVAAGKDESELINLSTLRSMTQAYYSSQNMSHFGLALQNYAHFTSPIRRYADLLLHRALVSAHGWATDGLSPQDIEMLDETAKHISETERRSMLAERDTTDRYLASFMSERVGNEFSGRISGVARFGIFVKLDETAADGLVPIRSLGREYFEHDADSQTLRGTDSGTVISLGQRVVVRLAETTPTTGGILLDLLELEDSKLQTRPRQRKIASASNRRGPKKGKSRKVTRKRQ, via the coding sequence ATGGCTCAAATTCCTTCACAGGCGGACATTCTCGAATGGATCCGCGCGCACCCCGAAAAATCCTCGAAACGAGATATTGCCAAAGCCTTTGGCATAAAAGGTGCTGCACGCATCGATCTCAAACAGATGCTGAAAGAGCTTGAGGCCGAGGGCCACCTCATGCAAAGGCGGCGGCGGTTCAATGATCCCAATAGCTTACCCCCCGTTTCCGTTCTGCAAATGCTGGGCCCGGACTCGCAAGGCGATATGTTCGCCGTGCCACTGGAATGGGAAGGCACGGGCCATTTGCCCAAAATACTCATGCGCAGCCGTCAAGGTGATCCAGCTTTGGGACAGGGTGACCGGCTTTTGGCGCGACTCACCCCCGTACCCGATGAAGATAGCCATCAATATACTGGCCAATTGATTCGCGCGATTGGGACCAATCCAAAACGCCTCTTAGGTATTTTCCGCCTCACCGCGGAAGGCGGACGCATTGTCGCGATTGATAAGGGCGAAGGCAAAGAGTGGCTTGTTGCTGCGGATGCAGCGGGTGAAGCCAAAGACGGAGAATTGGTCGAAGCCGAACAATCCGGTCCGAAAGGCCGCCTTGGCCTGCCCCGCGCGCGTGTGGTGGAGCGGCTAGGAGATCCTTCTGCACCCAAAGCCGTATCGCTAATTGCCATTCATCAACATGGAATTCCCGACGCCTTTCCCGATGCGGTGATGGCGCAAGCGGATGCAGCCAAACCGGCAACATCAAAAGGCCGCGTTGATCTGACAGACCTACCTTTGATCACCATCGACCCAGCCGATGCACGAGACCATGATGATGCCTGCTGCGCTCTTCTGGATGAAGATCCCAAGAACCCCGGAGGCTTTTTGCTTTGGGTCGCCATCGCCGATGTCGCCCATTATGTGACAGCCGGATCGGCTTTGGATGCAGAAGCACGCAAGCGCGGAAATTCCACCTACTTCCCAGACCGCGTTGTCCCCATGTTGCCTGACCGCCTATCAGGCGATCTTTGCTCGCTGCATGAAGGGGTCACAAGACCCTGCATCGCGGTCGAAATGAAACTCTCATCAACAGGCGAAAAACTGTCGCATCGGTTTGTGCGGGGGCTGATGCGCTCGCCGGCCTCGCTGTCCTATGAGGAGGCCCAAGCGGCCGTGGATGGGGATCCCTCCGAACGCGCCGCACCTTTGGTTGACACTGTGCTCTCGCCCCTATTTGGTGCCTACGCTGCCCTGAAACAGGCACGCGAAGCCCGGCAGCCGTTGGAACTGGACCTGCCTGAACGCAAAATAATTCTATCAGACAGCGGCAAGGTCGCTTCGGTCAATTTTTCAGAACGCTTGGACGCCCATCGCTTGATCGAAGAATGTATGGTGCTGGCGAATGTGGCGGCAGCAGAAACTTTGATCGCCAAGCAACAGCCGCTATTGTTCCGTGTTCACGAAGAACCAAGCCCCGAAAAGCTAGACTCTCTGCGCGAAACGGCAAAATCTGTGGGGCTGGTCCTGGCAAAAGGTCAGGTATTGCAAACGCGGCATCTTAATCAATTATTAAAGGTTGCCGCCGGAAAAGATGAATCAGAATTAATCAATCTTTCAACATTACGTTCCATGACTCAAGCCTACTATAGTTCTCAAAACATGTCGCACTTCGGATTGGCACTTCAGAATTATGCACATTTTACATCGCCCATACGGCGCTATGCGGATCTTTTGCTGCACCGTGCCTTGGTTTCAGCCCATGGGTGGGCAACCGATGGCCTGTCACCGCAGGATATCGAAATGCTAGACGAAACCGCCAAACATATCAGCGAGACAGAGCGACGCTCGATGCTGGCAGAGCGCGACACAACCGACCGTTATCTTGCCAGTTTCATGTCAGAACGCGTGGGAAATGAATTCAGCGGGCGCATTTCAGGCGTTGCGCGGTTTGGCATATTTGTGAAACTGGATGAAACAGCTGCAGATGGGTTGGTGCCTATTCGCTCCTTAGGACGGGAGTATTTCGAACATGATGCTGACAGCCAAACCCTACGCGGTACGGACAGCGGCACGGTCATCAGCCTTGGTCAACGTGTGGTTGTGCGATTGGCAGAAACCACCCCAACCACAGGGGGTATCTTGCTCGACTTGTTAGAGCTTGAAGATTCAAAGTTGCAAACACGGCCGCGACAACGCAAAATTGCGTCAGCAAGCAACCGGCGGGGGCCCAAGAAGGGCAAATCCAGAAAGGTTACCAGAAAACGGCAATGA
- a CDS encoding error-prone DNA polymerase produces MPCSDVLPFPHRRLAWAELQACSNFTFLTGGSHPEEYMDRAALLGLSAVAIADVNSVAGIVRAHTRAREIARQVAERQEFDRTIGLIGPPAPPGFRRSASAHIYNIPRLLPAAKIVLREGLSATLLPKTRVGWGQLCRLISRGRLRADKGGCDLEFDDLLEFGSDQLILLHAPPALEVQPGAPSWVSHLRRLTRRFAADVMLLLYPCYDGQDEVNFARIAALAQRYSLPLVASAAPIMHHGARRRLTDTLTAIRLGVRVDALGRSAQVNAEQRLRSPEEAAILFQAYPEALHKTAEVLEQLTFSLDALRYEYPSELNAGENPSDRLRRLAYEGLAWRYPSGATARVKKIIEHELQLIAKLNYEPYFLTVHDIVAFARSRGILCQGRGSAANSVVCYCLGVTSVSPEIGTMVFERFVSEARNEPPDIDVDFEHERREEVIQHIYERYGRHRAGLCATVVHYRGKRAIREVGRAMGLSEDTIGALSSQLWGFFSTKGLEAERMAEIGLDASDPRLRQTMALIYEVIGFPRHLSQHVGGFVITDGRLDELVPIENASMEGRTVICWDKDDIDSLGILKVDVLALGMLTCIRKAFDLISAHYGVEYTLATLPPEDPAVYDMLCRADSLGVFQVESRAQMNFLPRMRPRCFYDLVIEVAIIRPGPIQGDMVHPYIRRRNGEEPVSFPSDALGAVLGKTLGVPLFQEQAMQIAIVGAGFTPEQADRLRRSLATFKKHGNVSEFKTLFMNGMQRNGYDEDFAARCFSQIEGFGAYGFPESHAASFALLVYASSWLKYHHPGIFACALLNAQPMGFYAPAQIVRDARAHGVQLRPICVNASYWDNVMEPDGTGGLALRLGFRQIQAMREEDVAWLTAARGNGYQDVEAVWRKAGVSPKMIQALAEADAFHSLGLSRREALWAAKALTAERPLPLFAQDLEGESIAEDPAYLPQMTEGEEVVEDYVSTRLTLRAHPVALIRHRLTPGMGQSPAAPTVLGASEDQKPDLIVKHRPAHSDSHLRLVR; encoded by the coding sequence ATGCCCTGTTCTGATGTCCTTCCTTTTCCACATCGCCGTCTGGCTTGGGCGGAGCTGCAAGCCTGTTCGAATTTCACCTTTTTGACCGGAGGCTCGCACCCGGAGGAATATATGGATCGTGCGGCGCTCTTGGGGTTGTCGGCGGTGGCTATCGCAGATGTAAATTCTGTGGCGGGCATCGTGCGGGCACATACTCGAGCGCGGGAGATTGCTCGGCAGGTGGCTGAGCGGCAAGAGTTTGACCGCACCATTGGGTTGATTGGCCCGCCTGCGCCGCCAGGCTTCCGGCGCAGCGCTTCGGCGCATATTTACAACATACCACGTTTGCTGCCGGCGGCTAAGATTGTTCTACGGGAGGGTCTGTCCGCAACGCTTTTGCCCAAAACGCGGGTCGGCTGGGGCCAGCTGTGTCGTTTGATTTCCCGTGGGCGTTTGCGGGCGGACAAAGGCGGTTGCGACTTAGAATTTGATGACCTGTTGGAATTTGGCAGTGATCAGCTGATTTTGCTGCACGCGCCACCTGCCTTAGAGGTGCAGCCCGGCGCGCCCTCATGGGTGTCACATCTTCGGAGGTTGACGCGCCGCTTTGCTGCAGATGTGATGCTGCTCTTATACCCTTGTTATGATGGGCAAGATGAGGTGAATTTTGCCCGCATCGCCGCACTAGCGCAGCGATACTCCTTACCACTGGTGGCCTCTGCCGCCCCCATCATGCATCATGGCGCGCGACGCCGCTTGACCGATACGCTCACCGCCATTCGTCTTGGGGTGCGGGTGGATGCTTTGGGTCGGTCGGCGCAGGTCAATGCAGAGCAACGGCTGCGCTCTCCTGAGGAGGCCGCCATCCTGTTTCAAGCCTATCCAGAGGCATTGCACAAAACGGCAGAGGTTCTAGAGCAGCTTACATTTTCTTTGGATGCGTTGCGGTATGAGTATCCTTCGGAATTAAACGCAGGAGAAAACCCCAGTGATCGGTTGCGCCGTTTGGCCTATGAGGGGCTCGCATGGCGCTACCCAAGTGGTGCCACTGCGCGGGTAAAAAAGATCATCGAACATGAGTTGCAGCTGATCGCCAAGCTCAATTATGAACCTTATTTCTTGACTGTACATGACATAGTCGCCTTTGCCCGCAGCCGGGGTATTTTGTGCCAAGGGCGTGGATCGGCGGCCAACTCGGTCGTGTGCTATTGCTTAGGTGTCACCTCGGTCAGCCCGGAGATTGGGACGATGGTGTTTGAGCGTTTTGTCTCAGAGGCGCGCAATGAGCCACCCGATATCGACGTGGATTTTGAGCATGAGCGCCGCGAAGAGGTGATCCAACATATTTATGAGCGCTATGGTCGTCACCGCGCAGGCCTTTGTGCCACGGTGGTGCATTACCGGGGCAAGCGGGCGATCCGTGAGGTGGGGCGCGCTATGGGCCTATCGGAAGATACCATCGGCGCCTTATCTTCGCAGCTTTGGGGGTTTTTCTCTACCAAAGGCTTGGAGGCGGAGCGTATGGCTGAGATCGGTCTGGATGCCAGCGATCCGCGTTTGCGCCAAACGATGGCTTTGATCTATGAGGTGATTGGCTTCCCACGGCATTTGTCTCAACATGTCGGGGGCTTTGTCATCACAGATGGCCGGCTGGATGAGTTGGTGCCGATTGAGAACGCCAGTATGGAAGGGCGTACGGTCATTTGCTGGGACAAGGATGATATCGACAGTCTGGGCATCTTAAAGGTGGATGTTCTTGCCTTGGGCATGTTGACTTGCATTCGTAAGGCCTTTGATTTGATTTCGGCGCATTACGGTGTGGAATACACATTGGCCACCCTGCCTCCTGAGGATCCAGCGGTCTATGATATGCTATGCCGAGCGGACAGCCTGGGCGTATTTCAAGTGGAAAGCCGGGCGCAGATGAATTTCTTACCGCGCATGCGCCCGCGCTGTTTTTATGATCTGGTTATAGAGGTGGCGATCATTCGTCCGGGCCCGATTCAAGGGGACATGGTGCATCCCTATATTCGGCGCCGCAATGGTGAGGAACCGGTGAGCTTTCCCTCTGATGCCTTGGGCGCGGTTTTGGGCAAAACTCTCGGCGTGCCTTTATTTCAAGAACAGGCCATGCAAATTGCAATCGTGGGAGCGGGCTTCACGCCAGAGCAAGCCGATCGGCTGCGGCGATCTTTGGCGACGTTTAAAAAGCATGGCAATGTCAGTGAATTTAAAACACTCTTCATGAACGGCATGCAGCGCAATGGCTATGACGAGGATTTTGCCGCACGCTGTTTTTCGCAAATTGAAGGCTTTGGCGCCTATGGGTTTCCTGAAAGCCATGCCGCCAGTTTTGCGCTTTTGGTCTATGCGTCCAGTTGGCTTAAATATCATCATCCAGGCATTTTTGCCTGTGCTTTGTTGAATGCGCAGCCCATGGGGTTTTATGCGCCGGCACAGATTGTCCGTGATGCCCGCGCCCATGGGGTGCAGCTGCGCCCCATTTGCGTCAACGCCAGCTATTGGGACAATGTGATGGAGCCCGATGGCACTGGCGGCTTGGCCCTGCGGCTTGGGTTTCGGCAAATTCAAGCGATGCGTGAGGAAGATGTTGCATGGCTGACGGCCGCGCGCGGCAATGGATATCAGGACGTAGAAGCGGTTTGGCGTAAAGCCGGTGTGAGTCCTAAAATGATCCAAGCCTTGGCGGAAGCGGACGCGTTTCACAGCCTTGGGTTGTCGCGCCGCGAGGCGCTTTGGGCCGCCAAGGCCCTCACCGCAGAGCGCCCTTTACCGCTCTTTGCGCAAGACCTTGAAGGGGAAAGCATTGCAGAGGATCCAGCCTATCTGCCGCAGATGACAGAGGGGGAGGAGGTGGTGGAAGATTATGTTTCTACGCGCCTGACCCTGCGCGCGCATCCCGTGGCCTTAATCCGCCACCGCCTGACGCCTGGCATGGGACAAAGTCCGGCGGCACCAACCGTCTTGGGCGCGTCGGAAGATCAAAAGCCAGATCTGATTGTGAAGCACAGGCCCGCCCATTCAGACTCTCATCTCCGGTTAGTCAGATAG
- a CDS encoding acetyl-CoA C-acyltransferase family protein: MTDIVILGGARTAIGTFGGSLAGVSPIDLGAIAAKAALTRAEVAAEQIGHVAFGHVINTEPRDMYLSRVAAMEAGISDQTPAMNVNRLCGSGLQAIVSVAQSLMLGDADFGLAGGAENMSRAPFIMQAQRWGQKMGDVKTLDMMLGALHCPFGTGHMGITAENVAQEHAITRADQDAFALESQNRAAAAIADGRFVDQITPVPIKVKRDMVDFITDEHPKATSAEVLAGLRTVFQKEGTVTAGNASGINDGAAAIVLARADAAERAGLTPKFRLLGYGHAGVRPEVMGIGPVPAVENLMAKTGLTIHDFDVVESNEAFAAQAVAVNRGLGLDPARVNPNGGAIALGHPVGATGAIIMVKLMAELERSGGSKGLATMCIGGGQGIAVAIERI; the protein is encoded by the coding sequence ATGACAGATATCGTAATTCTTGGTGGCGCACGCACAGCTATTGGCACTTTTGGCGGCAGCCTCGCGGGTGTCAGCCCAATTGATCTAGGGGCAATCGCGGCCAAAGCCGCGCTCACCCGCGCGGAGGTTGCAGCCGAGCAAATCGGCCATGTCGCCTTTGGTCATGTCATCAACACCGAACCGCGCGATATGTATCTGTCCCGGGTCGCCGCCATGGAGGCTGGCATCTCTGACCAAACGCCGGCCATGAACGTCAATCGCCTTTGCGGATCGGGTCTGCAGGCCATCGTCTCTGTGGCGCAATCCTTGATGCTTGGCGATGCAGATTTTGGACTGGCTGGCGGCGCAGAGAATATGAGCCGCGCACCCTTTATCATGCAGGCACAGCGTTGGGGCCAGAAGATGGGGGATGTCAAAACACTCGACATGATGCTTGGCGCATTGCACTGCCCCTTTGGCACAGGCCATATGGGAATCACCGCCGAAAATGTTGCACAAGAACATGCCATCACCCGCGCTGATCAAGATGCCTTTGCTTTGGAAAGCCAGAACCGCGCCGCAGCGGCGATTGCAGACGGGCGCTTTGTCGACCAAATCACCCCCGTGCCGATCAAAGTCAAACGCGATATGGTGGATTTCATCACCGATGAACATCCCAAAGCCACCAGCGCAGAGGTTTTAGCCGGACTGCGGACGGTCTTCCAAAAGGAGGGAACCGTCACTGCTGGAAATGCCTCGGGCATAAATGACGGAGCTGCCGCAATTGTCTTGGCGCGCGCTGACGCAGCCGAACGCGCCGGCCTCACTCCAAAATTCCGCCTGCTCGGCTATGGTCACGCCGGTGTGCGGCCCGAAGTGATGGGCATTGGGCCGGTGCCTGCGGTGGAAAACCTGATGGCGAAAACCGGATTGACCATCCATGATTTTGACGTTGTTGAGAGCAATGAAGCCTTCGCGGCACAGGCTGTCGCGGTTAATCGTGGCCTTGGCTTGGACCCTGCACGGGTCAACCCGAACGGCGGTGCAATTGCTCTGGGTCACCCAGTGGGGGCGACAGGCGCCATCATCATGGTGAAGCTCATGGCCGAATTGGAACGCAGCGGCGGCTCAAAGGGCCTCGCCACGATGTGCATCGGCGGTGGCCAAGGGATCGCCGTGGCAATTGAGCGGATTTAG
- a CDS encoding c-type cytochrome, translating into MNRFIFALFAGVLASGALADGHSASGDASAGEVAFNKQCVACHVVVTDAGEKLAGRNSKSGPNLYNIAGATAGAVPGYRYGKSLVKAGAELGLIWTEETFSAYVQDPKDFLKVFLDDKKARAKMSFKVRKEEDARNIYAYLYSIGSK; encoded by the coding sequence ATGAACAGGTTTATTTTTGCATTATTCGCAGGGGTTCTGGCCTCTGGGGCTTTGGCGGATGGTCACAGCGCCTCTGGTGACGCATCCGCAGGCGAGGTGGCCTTTAACAAGCAATGTGTTGCCTGTCATGTGGTTGTGACGGATGCCGGCGAAAAGCTGGCGGGGCGCAACAGTAAATCTGGCCCAAATCTGTATAATATCGCCGGTGCAACAGCGGGTGCCGTACCGGGCTACCGTTACGGAAAATCTTTGGTGAAGGCCGGCGCAGAGCTGGGTTTGATTTGGACAGAAGAGACATTTTCGGCCTATGTCCAAGATCCAAAGGATTTTTTAAAGGTATTTCTCGACGATAAAAAAGCTCGGGCGAAAATGAGCTTTAAAGTGCGGAAGGAAGAAGACGCGCGCAATATTTATGCTTATTTGTATAGTATCGGCAGCAAGTAG
- the nusG gene encoding transcription termination/antitermination protein NusG produces MSTKHWFLLQYKPNSHRLALRNLHRQGFETFLPMQDVTQRHSTKFVQQRRPLFPGYMFVSFALDTAPWRKINSTVGVARLVSFDGQPKALPPDLIAGLMARCDTQGRVLPPDQFAPGDELQVMSVPFAEYVATIETIDAEQRIWLLMEFMGQKTRMAVWPEQVQLTK; encoded by the coding sequence ATGAGCACTAAACATTGGTTCTTATTACAATATAAACCAAATTCTCATCGCCTAGCTTTGCGCAATCTACATCGTCAGGGGTTTGAAACCTTTCTGCCGATGCAAGATGTCACCCAACGGCATTCAACAAAATTTGTTCAGCAGAGGCGCCCTCTTTTTCCCGGCTATATGTTTGTGTCTTTTGCCTTGGACACCGCGCCATGGCGTAAGATTAATTCAACTGTCGGTGTAGCGCGGTTGGTTAGCTTCGATGGCCAGCCTAAGGCCCTGCCGCCAGATCTTATCGCTGGCCTCATGGCGCGCTGTGACACTCAGGGCAGAGTCTTGCCGCCAGATCAATTTGCGCCGGGCGATGAGCTCCAAGTTATGAGTGTACCCTTCGCAGAATATGTTGCGACCATTGAAACGATTGATGCCGAACAGCGCATTTGGCTGCTGATGGAGTTTATGGGGCAAAAAACGCGGATGGCTGTCTGGCCCGAGCAGGTGCAGTTAACAAAATAA
- the hemA gene encoding 5-aminolevulinate synthase — protein MSFDHFFKNQLEQLKQDGNYRYFADLERKTGKFPQATNHFEGGTRDVTVWCSNDYLGMGQHPAVIAAMQEAVGRCGTGAGGTRNISGTNHDHLLLEAELADLHGKEAALLFTSGYVSNWTTLATLGAKIPNAVILSDSENHASMIEGIRHSKAEKMIWAHNDVEDLDRKLTACADRPKIVAFESVYSMDGDIAPIAAILDVCEKHGALTYLDEVHAVGMYGLRGGGISEREGLAHRIDIIEGTLGKAFGCVGGYITGSEAMCDFIRSFGSGFIFTTALPPAVAAAARTSIAHLKTSSVERMGQRAQVARLRAGLDKAGIPHLANDSHIVPVMIKDAVKTKMLADYLMDSFGIYVQPINYPTVPRGTERLRFTPSPLHSDADVDHLVVALSELWKQCAVSHVAA, from the coding sequence ATGTCGTTTGATCACTTTTTCAAAAACCAACTTGAGCAGTTGAAACAGGATGGCAATTATCGGTATTTCGCCGATCTTGAACGGAAAACCGGTAAGTTTCCTCAGGCCACCAATCATTTTGAGGGCGGCACTCGGGATGTTACGGTTTGGTGTTCCAACGATTACTTGGGCATGGGCCAGCATCCTGCGGTGATTGCCGCGATGCAAGAGGCTGTCGGGCGCTGCGGTACAGGCGCGGGTGGCACGCGCAATATAAGCGGAACCAATCACGACCACTTGCTGCTTGAGGCTGAGCTGGCGGATTTGCACGGCAAAGAGGCCGCGCTTTTGTTCACCTCTGGCTATGTGTCCAACTGGACAACATTGGCCACGCTGGGAGCGAAAATCCCCAATGCGGTGATTTTGTCAGACAGCGAAAACCACGCGTCGATGATCGAAGGCATTCGCCATTCTAAAGCCGAAAAAATGATTTGGGCACATAATGATGTAGAAGACCTCGACCGTAAGTTGACCGCTTGCGCAGACCGGCCGAAGATTGTCGCTTTTGAAAGCGTCTACTCTATGGATGGGGATATTGCACCGATTGCCGCGATATTGGATGTTTGTGAAAAACACGGGGCGCTCACCTATCTTGATGAGGTTCATGCGGTTGGCATGTATGGCCTGCGTGGCGGTGGCATCAGTGAGCGTGAAGGTTTGGCGCATCGTATCGACATCATTGAGGGCACCCTAGGCAAAGCCTTTGGCTGTGTGGGTGGCTATATCACCGGCTCAGAAGCGATGTGCGATTTTATCCGGTCTTTTGGCTCGGGATTCATTTTTACCACGGCCCTGCCTCCTGCGGTCGCAGCCGCGGCGCGCACCTCTATTGCGCATCTCAAAACCAGCTCCGTAGAGCGGATGGGTCAACGGGCACAGGTGGCGCGTCTGCGCGCTGGGCTCGATAAAGCCGGGATTCCACATTTGGCAAATGACAGCCATATCGTGCCGGTGATGATCAAAGATGCTGTAAAAACCAAAATGCTGGCCGATTATTTGATGGACAGCTTTGGCATCTATGTTCAGCCTATTAATTACCCGACCGTTCCAAGAGGCACTGAGCGTCTGCGGTTTACACCCTCGCCTTTGCACAGTGATGCTGATGTGGATCACTTGGTCGTGGCCCTGTCTGAGCTGTGGAAACAATGTGCTGTGTCCCATGTGGCCGCCTAA
- a CDS encoding lytic murein transglycosylase, which translates to MTFESWKSDFLSRAAAYGVSPAILTEVSPYLTTAQNSAQADMRQPEARKTLQSYIELTVSPARIAQGQAALQKHVEVFDQIEADYQVDRHVVAAIWGLESNYGSIRGDVPVISALATLAAQGRRAAMFEAQLLAAFEIVTRGIKSPDQMLGSWAGAMGHTQFMPKSYIDFAVSARNGRPDIWAEDPADALVSTAHFLVCHGWKADVPWGTVVQLPEPADLHMLRHLPPRSRDAWARLGVRFMNEDQRTYDSKLILPGGVNSLAFVVSENFNAFLGYNNAQSYAIALGHLSDRLQGAPALQFPPGGDARGLTQAEMKFIQSRLTTLGFDTIGADGFTGPNTEIAIEAYQASQHLPVDGFAGLSLLKRLQSA; encoded by the coding sequence ATGACGTTTGAAAGCTGGAAATCTGACTTTTTGAGTCGCGCCGCAGCTTATGGTGTTTCACCTGCAATATTGACTGAGGTTTCGCCCTATTTGACCACTGCGCAGAATAGCGCACAGGCTGATATGCGCCAACCCGAAGCCCGCAAAACCCTGCAAAGCTATATCGAATTAACCGTCAGCCCGGCGCGCATTGCACAGGGCCAAGCAGCCTTGCAAAAACATGTAGAGGTTTTTGACCAAATTGAGGCGGACTATCAGGTGGATCGCCATGTGGTTGCCGCAATTTGGGGATTAGAAAGCAATTACGGCAGCATTCGCGGAGATGTGCCCGTCATTTCAGCCTTGGCAACTTTGGCGGCACAAGGCCGCCGAGCCGCCATGTTCGAAGCACAGCTTTTGGCCGCCTTCGAAATTGTCACCCGGGGCATAAAATCACCCGATCAAATGCTGGGCAGCTGGGCCGGAGCCATGGGCCACACGCAATTCATGCCCAAATCTTACATTGATTTCGCCGTTTCTGCCAGAAATGGCCGGCCAGATATTTGGGCAGAAGATCCTGCAGATGCGCTGGTCTCAACGGCGCATTTCCTCGTCTGCCACGGCTGGAAGGCAGATGTGCCTTGGGGTACGGTTGTCCAGCTGCCAGAGCCGGCGGATTTGCACATGCTGCGCCATCTGCCGCCACGCTCACGAGACGCCTGGGCGCGCCTAGGTGTGCGCTTTATGAACGAAGACCAGCGCACCTATGACTCCAAGCTGATTTTGCCCGGCGGGGTTAACAGTCTTGCTTTTGTGGTTTCAGAGAATTTCAATGCCTTTCTGGGCTATAACAATGCACAAAGCTACGCGATTGCTCTCGGGCATTTGTCAGACCGCCTTCAGGGCGCGCCGGCGTTGCAGTTTCCGCCCGGCGGCGATGCCCGCGGCCTCACGCAAGCCGAGATGAAATTCATCCAATCCCGCTTGACGACATTGGGATTTGATACCATCGGCGCAGATGGTTTCACCGGACCAAATACGGAAATCGCCATTGAGGCCTATCAAGCCTCACAACATCTGCCAGTGGACGGGTTTGCTGGCCTATCGCTGCTCAAGCGCCTGCAATCAGCCTAG
- the idi gene encoding isopentenyl-diphosphate Delta-isomerase: MDIMIPAWIDGQLQPVQKLQTHLRGLKHKAVSVFVMRGAETLLQRRAMSKYHTPGLWANACCTHPQWGEAGFDCAQRRLEEELGLADQIPVYRGTVEYRADVGGGMIEHEVVEIFTLQVTQITIRPNPEEVMDHRWQNLKDLTHEIAAQPEVFTPWLKIYLSQHAKAIFGA; this comes from the coding sequence ATGGACATAATGATTCCCGCATGGATAGACGGTCAGTTGCAGCCAGTTCAAAAGCTGCAAACCCATCTGCGCGGATTGAAGCATAAAGCAGTGTCTGTTTTTGTGATGCGGGGTGCGGAGACATTGTTGCAACGCCGCGCCATGAGCAAATATCACACCCCCGGCCTTTGGGCCAATGCCTGCTGCACACATCCGCAATGGGGCGAAGCTGGTTTTGACTGCGCCCAGCGCCGGCTTGAGGAAGAATTAGGGCTGGCGGACCAAATCCCTGTGTACCGCGGCACGGTAGAATATCGCGCTGATGTGGGCGGCGGTATGATTGAGCATGAGGTGGTGGAAATTTTTACGCTGCAAGTCACCCAGATCACCATTCGCCCCAATCCCGAAGAGGTGATGGATCATCGCTGGCAAAATCTAAAGGATCTCACCCATGAGATTGCAGCGCAGCCAGAGGTTTTTACCCCATGGCTAAAAATCTACCTCAGCCAACATGCGAAAGCCATATTTGGCGCCTAG